ACATGATCATCAGAAAAACCTTCCACCGAGATTGATAAACAACTTTCTGAGGGAAGAATGGTCACTGAGCCCTGGATCTTGGGATCTCGCCGCTGCAAATAATCTCAACCTATCAACCTACAAGACAAAGAACCCAAAGGCTAAAGCCTTTCTCACATGCAAAACTTGTACCGGCGTTAACAGACCAATCCCATCAGAAACTCAGCATGTTAATTGGTTACTGAGGACAACACCTCTTTCAATGAAGGACCCATGTAGCCAAAACTGGGTAGTGTGTTGCCCTTTAACTTGGTTGCTAAATTTATGACAAAAACTGGAGAGTCCCTCAAATACTGAGGGATTTGGCCTTCAAACTGGTTGTTGCTGAGGAagagggatctttatcacctccagtttgctgaccggcccagttccccagttcctctaacaaagggggactgaaatgacctctctacccatgcccaaacaccctgcccggatggggtccaccatccccctattagaggaactggggaactgggccggtcagcaaactggaggtgataattttccgagGAAGAGTGCATCAAGGATCCTGTTAAAAGAGATATCGATGCAAACACCAAGGAGAAGCCAAGTATAGACAGGGAATAAAAGATCAGGATCGGACCAATCCAGATTCCAGATCATTCAGACTGGATTTCTAGAGTTGAGGCATATTTTGGCCAATTCCTACCCAGCCCCAGCCGATCCCGATCTGGATCCCAATTCCGTTCTTTTAAACCCTCTGGGTAAAGGTAAGAAACACTACATGGCTATTTTCTTTGACACATTGACAGGTCTAGGCAAATGACCTTATTAAGAAATTTCTGTAGACTCATACATGTGGATCAAGGGTGTAATAGTAACATGCTATcagaaaaaatcaattaaaagagTGTGATTCACCCATCACGGATGGGAaggtagaagaaaagaagattcaGAAGTCATAATACTGATTCACTACCCAACGCTTATTACTTCACTGGGTAAGCTTTAAAAAGGGTGAAAATTCAGCACCTTAGGTGTTTCTTTCCTGGGCAAGTGGCTTCCAGTCCAGCAAATTTGTGTGAGCTTTGATGTAGTTCTAAGTTCTAACTTATCTGGTTGAGCAGGCCACACCGGATGCCACTGAACAAAATTGGACACCTAAGGGTTGGTCTCACATTAACAACTAAGCATAACTTCTGGAAATAACAAGTATCATTTTGAAACAAaactttctaaaaaaaatttcaaaccccTGTCAACCATCTAGAAGTCAAACATAAACTCCACAAGTAAGGAGCAGGAACAATGATCCAAAGCCCtgccaaaaaatatatatatacattgttGTAAGAAATGGTCTAGATTGTGTCATTGTAAAGGCAAGAAATATTTATTAATATGGCAAATCAGAAGCAATGGATTGTTAACATACCAAGAAAACAGATGCCGCCGCACCAGTTGTAAGCTCCTTTGCTAAACTGCGATATTGTTTGGATGCAGTGGCTGCATAGCTGCAGAATCACATTTCTCATATAAATTATAACAAGGGAAGAGGTAATATATAGGGAATTGTGAacgagggagagagaaaataactaCAAATCAGTGACCTCCAGTACATATTTCT
The nucleotide sequence above comes from Telopea speciosissima isolate NSW1024214 ecotype Mountain lineage chromosome 3, Tspe_v1, whole genome shotgun sequence. Encoded proteins:
- the LOC122656166 gene encoding transmembrane protein 258-like produces the protein MAQEAKPITSPVPEALYPTLAVFMLAIGLVVTASFFIYAATASKQYRSLAKELTTGAAASVFLGFGSLFLLLTCGVYV